ACTAAGGCATACGCCATAATTTTAATTTTAATTACGTTACTGATGAGCGGTTCAATTATCACGGTGGTTGGTTATCGGCTAGTTACAAATAAGCGTGAAGAAGCGCAGTCACTGATGAGGATTTTAAAGCAATCCTTGGTTGGGGACCAACCAGATTGGGTACGCTGGCGCGGTGAGACTACCCTCGATACTAGTAACACGTTTGTAAAAGTAAAAGTAGATCCGCCTACGCGCACACAAGCTGTCTTTTATTCGCCGCGCACCAAAGGCTTTTTGAATGAAAATTATCACGCATGGCCACTTTTTAAAGATGTTCAGTATCGCTCTAAACAGGGGGTCTACTATCATATTATTGATTACGATCATGCTAGTGAGGGCCCCAATAAAAAGCCAGAAATTAAGTACGAAATTTGGTTAAGTTTAAATAATATGGTCCATATATTTAAAACGATCTTAGAAACAATTAGTTTAATCACCATATTTAGTTTCTTAATTGGCTTATGGTTTATTTCTAAGTTAGCGCGGCGGTTGAATCAACCATTGGTAGATTTAACCAAGGCAACCCATGAAATAAATAAGGCTGAGAATATTACCTATCATGAATCTTTACCAATTTCTGGTAATCCACAAGAAGTGCATGAATTGAGTATTGAATTTAATCGGTTGTTAAGTTCGCTCAACCAGCAAATATTACGTGAGCATCAGTTTGTTTCCGATGCTTCACACGAATTAAGAACGCCGTTAGCCGGTGTACGGGGTCATATAAGTTTAATTCGCCGACATGGTCAAGCGCATCCAGATATTGTGCCGACCTCACTAGATTATATTGATTCCGAATCGCTACGGATGCAACACTTAATTGAAAGCCTATTGCAACTATCACGTATGGATCATGCTGAATTAACCTTGGAATATTTTAATTTAAGTGATTTATTAGCCAAGATTTGTGCGCGCTATCAGCAACAAATTCCCCAGCAATTATGCTTAAAAATTCTACCGACTACAATTGTTTATGCTAACTGTGATAGTGTTGAACAGATCATAACGGCATTATTAGATAATGCACATAAATACTCACCTACCGCTGCGACTATTACGCTTGAAGTAACGACTGATCCTAATGATATTGCGGTGAAGGTTTTTGATGAAGGTAACGGAATCAGTGATCAGGATAAACCGCATATTTTTGATCGTTTTTATCGTGCTGATCAATCTCGTTCCCAAAAAATCACTGGTTCTGGTCTCGGGCTAGCAATTGCCGCCCGCTTGGTTGATTTGAATCATGGTAAGATTGCGGTGCAAGATAATGTACCGCACGGTAGTTGTTTTGTTGTCATTCTGAAAAAAACTAAACCTTAATTCTGAGAAATTTAAAGAATTTATTCAGAAATTATTAGTAGACCCGATTTAAATAGCTAACTACAATTCCTATTGTAATCAACTGTTTGAACTGGGTCTTTTTGTGTGATCAATTATTCAATTGTCGGTATAAGCTATTTTGATTGAGCTAGAGCATAGTTAATTAAGCAGCAATTTTACACCATGTGCTAAATAATCGCGCTTCTAAACTGAATATTGGCTTTACTGATAATTTCTAAGGAAAGGAGTAACACTAATGGCGACTATGTCACTGGTTATCCCATGCTATAACAATGAAAAGATGATTCCGTTATTCTATGCCGCGGCTGCAGAAGTGGTTAATACGATTCAACAGACTTGGGAAAATATTGATGTTGAGTATTGGTTTATTGATGATGGCTCGTGCGATCGAACTTTAGATCAATTGCAGCAGCTGCAGGCTAGAGCAAAATTTGTGCATTATATTTCTTTCTCACGTAATTTTGGTCAAGAAGCGGCAATCTATGCTGGCTTGCAACAGGCCACTGGTAAATACGTGGCTTTAATGGCGGGTGATCCACAGATACTACCTAATTTATTGCCACAAATGCTATCTGCCATTATTGAAGAACATTACGATATCGTTGTTGGCACTAGACAAGCAGCCAGAACAGAAGTGCCTAATTTACGGGCCTGGTTTATAAAAAAAATCAACCATTTTACTAAAGTGAAAGTTAATGCGCCTGTTGGGGATTGTCGGCTGATGACTAGGCAAGTGCTTGATGCTGTGATGTCATTGCCTGAATATAATCGATTTTCATTAGGAATTTTCAATTGGGTCGGCTTCACAACAAAGTATTTAGCCTATCAAAATGATGAAGACGGCGATGGGCAGCCCACTAGAGGATTTTGGCAAGTGATCAGTGATTCAGTGAATGGAATCAGTGGCTTTTTGAGCGGGCCATTAGCTTTAGTTTTTTATGTTGGCTTAACTTCTTTTATTGCGGCGCTGATTGTGCTAGTAGTCATTGTTATGCGGCTATTAGTGCTTAATGATCCGGCCAATGGTTGGCTAGCACTTATTTCAATCATCCTGTTGCTTGGCGGGATTCAGCTATTATGTTTGGGCATCGTTAGTAAGTATATTGCTGAAATTTATTTAGAAACGAAACATTGGCCTATTTACATTGCTAAAGAAATTAAATAGTTCAAATAAATACTTAGTCAGAAATGATCGTAACTAGTGACTGAGTGAAAGGGGGCGGACTGAATGGAACGCTTAAAAGCGATTATAGCACGGCCAGGTGTTAAGTTTATTTTACAAACTATTTTTTATTTTTTTATCTTGTTAATTCTGGTTTATTTGTATAGTTATAGCGGAATCAGCAATAGCAAGTTTATTTACACTGAATTTTAGATACCATGTTTTTGGGGGTAAAAGAACGATGATAGCAGATATTATTAAGGCAATCGATATGGTTGCCATACAAACACCTAGTGCAGTAGCTTATAATTATTTAGGTCAAACTAATACGTATGCTGAACTAAAACACTTTTCCGATTCACTAGCTAATTACATTGATCATCTGGATTTACCGGCGGGCTCACCAATCATAGTTTACGGTGATCAGACTTTTTCGATGATCGCGGTTTTTTTGGGCTGTGTTAAATCAGGTCACGCCTACATCCCAGTAGATCTGCATTCACCAAATGATCGGTTGACGATGATTCAGGCGATTGCCCAACCACAGCTGGTTATTGCCGTAAAACCATTACCAGTGAAATTACTGGTGGCTAATACTATTGAAGCACCGCAACTACAAGCTATTTTTCGCCAAGCTAATCCGTACCAATTAACCCATGCGGTGAAGGATACTGATAATTTCTATATTATTTTCACTTCTGGAACTACTGGTAAGCCCAAGGGCGTGCAGATCAGTCATCAAAATCTACTTAGTTTTGTCAATTGGATCTTGACTGATTTTGGGCTGCCAGAAAAACCGACCAGCTTAGCGCAAGCACCATATTCATTTGATTTATCGGTGATGGATCTCTATCCCACCTTGGTCATGGGCGGTCAGCTGCAAGTGTTGCCTAAGGCGATAACTGATAATTTCAAGACCTTGTTTGCCACCTTACCTAGTTTATCTTTAAATATCTGGGTATCAACCCCTTCGTTGATCGATATTTGCCTGTTAGAGCCAAACTTTAAACAAGCAAAGTATCCCCAATTGTCGCATTTTATGTTTTGTGGTGAAGAATTAACGCATCAGACCGCTGCTAAATTAAAGCAACGCTTCCCAGCCGCCAAAATTTTTAACACTTATGGTCCCACCGAGACCACGGTGGCTGTGACTGGTATTGAAATTACGACTGCGATACTTAATGATTACCAACGCTTGCCCATTGGTTACGCTAAAGCAGACACTACGGTTAAAATTGATCCGATAACACCGACAAAGCAATCTGGCGAGCTTATTATTAGTGGTCCCAGTGTTTCAAAGGGTTACCTTAATTCACCAGAAAAAACCAAACAAGCTTTTTCTGAAAAAGGTTATCGTAGCGGCGATTTAGTGACGATGACTGCGTCCGGTTTAATTTTTTATCGCGGGAGAACCGATTTTCAAATTAAATTAAATGGTTACCGAATTGAATTAGAGGAAGTTGATCATTATCTAAGTCAGCAGAAACTGATCAAGCAAGCGGTGGCCGTACCAAAATATAATCAACAACACAAAGTTACCGCATTGTTGGCTTATGTTGTTTTACAGACTGCGACGGATCGACCTGCATTTGAAGTTACCAAAATTTTGAAGCAGCAATTGCAGCGGGAAATGATGGCCTACATGATTCCGCAACGATTTATCTATCGTTCCTCATTGCCACTGACTATTAATGGCAAAATTGATGTTAAAGCCATGATTAAAGAGGCCAATACAAATGATTAATTTACAGCCATATAGTAATCCGATGTATTTTGTTTGGCTCTTAGTGAGCCTATTGCCATTGATGATTGGGTTATATTTTGGTAAGCGGTTTGTGGCCTATCAAACGATTATTTCTGGGATATTTTTATTATTGATTTTTGGTGGCTCAAAGTGGCAACAAGGCTTAGCGCTAATTGGCTATATTATTTTTCAGTTTATAGTTGTTGATGGCTATGTGCGCTATAAAAAGCGGGCCAACCAGACCTGGGTATTTGTTGGTGCCGTGTTACTAAGTATATTGCCACTGGTTATTGTCAAAATCACGCCGGCAGTTCAAGTGGGCCGGAAGTCTTTGGTTGGGTTTTTAGGAATCAGCTATTTAACCTTTAAATCAGTCCAAATGATTATGGAAACACGTGATGGGACCATTAAAAAATTTGATCCGATCATGTTTGCTCGGTTCTTACTATTTTTTCCCACCGTTTCATCAGGTCCAATTGATCGGTATCGTCGCTTTCAGCATGATTATTTAAAAATACCGGATCGGGAACGTTATTTAGAAATGTTAGGTAAAGCGGTGCACTATATTTTTCTAGGTTTCTTATATAAATTTATACTGAGCTATTTATTTGGTACTGTTATGTTGCCGCACATAGCCCATATTGCCATCATGCACCGGGCCGCATTTTTCCATACGGGAATTTCACTAGCCTTAGTTGGCTACATGTATACGTACAGTATGTATTTATTTTTTGATTTTGCCGGTTACAGCCTATTTGCGGTAGCCGCCAGTTACTTGATGGGTATTGAAACACCGATGAACTTTAACCAACCTTTTAAGGCGCATAATATTAAGGATTTTTGGGATCGTTGGCATATGACGTTGTCATTTTGGTTTCGTGATTTTATTTTTATGCGTTTAACGTTCTTTATCATGAAACATCATTTGCTTAAAAAACGCGTTCGTATTTCACAGGTCACTTATCTAGCCAACTTCTTAATTATGGGCTTTTGGCATGGTGTGACCTGGTATTATATCGTTTATGGGCTTTTCCATGCGAGTGCAATCATCACTAATGATTATTGGTTAGCGTTTAAGAAAAAACATCGCCGATTGCCGCATAATCGGTTGACTGAAGGTATCGCGATTTTTATCACGTTTAACGTCGTTTGTTTTAGTTTTTTAATTTTTTCAGGTTTTTTGAACACGCTTTGGTTTCAGGCACATTAAATTATATAAATAAGGGGTAATCAAGATGGATACAAAACAAGCAGTAGTCGCTATTTTAAAAGAATTAACTGGCACCGATGTCAGTAATAATTTAGATGATAATTTATTTGATTCCGGGATGATCGACTCCATGGCAACAGTTGAAATGTTATTGGAGTTGCAAGAAAAATTTGGGATCGACGTACCTGTATCTGAATTTGATCGCAGTGAATGGGATACGCCTAATAAAGTTATTGCGAAGGTGGAATCAATGAAATGAAGGTTAAGGGTAGTCAACTATGGTTGATATTTGGACCGGTGATCGTTGCTGCTAGTTTATTGGTTTTATTTTTATCACTACCACTTGGACTGGGTCATTTTAGTGCGCAAACCCAAAAAAAGGCTGCAGTTTCACTATCATCCAAGGTTTTTCGGGGTCGTAAAATTAAACAGCAGGCACTGCAAAATGGTTATGTACCCTTTTTTGGCTCATCAGAGTTATCACGGCTGGATGCGTTTCATCCAGCTGTTTTGGCTGCCAAGTACCACCGAGCTTACCGACCATTTCTGTTAGGTGCCGCGGGGTCACAGTCATTGACTCATTATTTTATAATGCAAAATTTAGGCCGTCAGTTAGAGGGGAAAAAGGCAGTTTTCATTATTTCACCTCAATGGTTTACTAAGTCAGGACAGCGGCCTGATGCTTTTGACTTTTATTATTCACCCTTGCAAACAA
This is a stretch of genomic DNA from Loigolactobacillus coryniformis subsp. coryniformis KCTC 3167 = DSM 20001. It encodes these proteins:
- a CDS encoding sensor histidine kinase, which codes for MRKKQNNTNTSAAQITKAYAIILILITLLMSGSIITVVGYRLVTNKREEAQSLMRILKQSLVGDQPDWVRWRGETTLDTSNTFVKVKVDPPTRTQAVFYSPRTKGFLNENYHAWPLFKDVQYRSKQGVYYHIIDYDHASEGPNKKPEIKYEIWLSLNNMVHIFKTILETISLITIFSFLIGLWFISKLARRLNQPLVDLTKATHEINKAENITYHESLPISGNPQEVHELSIEFNRLLSSLNQQILREHQFVSDASHELRTPLAGVRGHISLIRRHGQAHPDIVPTSLDYIDSESLRMQHLIESLLQLSRMDHAELTLEYFNLSDLLAKICARYQQQIPQQLCLKILPTTIVYANCDSVEQIITALLDNAHKYSPTAATITLEVTTDPNDIAVKVFDEGNGISDQDKPHIFDRFYRADQSRSQKITGSGLGLAIAARLVDLNHGKIAVQDNVPHGSCFVVILKKTKP
- a CDS encoding glycosyltransferase family 2 protein, which gives rise to MATMSLVIPCYNNEKMIPLFYAAAAEVVNTIQQTWENIDVEYWFIDDGSCDRTLDQLQQLQARAKFVHYISFSRNFGQEAAIYAGLQQATGKYVALMAGDPQILPNLLPQMLSAIIEEHYDIVVGTRQAARTEVPNLRAWFIKKINHFTKVKVNAPVGDCRLMTRQVLDAVMSLPEYNRFSLGIFNWVGFTTKYLAYQNDEDGDGQPTRGFWQVISDSVNGISGFLSGPLALVFYVGLTSFIAALIVLVVIVMRLLVLNDPANGWLALISIILLLGGIQLLCLGIVSKYIAEIYLETKHWPIYIAKEIK
- a CDS encoding teichoic acid D-Ala incorporation-associated protein DltX encodes the protein MERLKAIIARPGVKFILQTIFYFFILLILVYLYSYSGISNSKFIYTEF
- the dltA gene encoding D-alanine--poly(phosphoribitol) ligase subunit DltA → MIADIIKAIDMVAIQTPSAVAYNYLGQTNTYAELKHFSDSLANYIDHLDLPAGSPIIVYGDQTFSMIAVFLGCVKSGHAYIPVDLHSPNDRLTMIQAIAQPQLVIAVKPLPVKLLVANTIEAPQLQAIFRQANPYQLTHAVKDTDNFYIIFTSGTTGKPKGVQISHQNLLSFVNWILTDFGLPEKPTSLAQAPYSFDLSVMDLYPTLVMGGQLQVLPKAITDNFKTLFATLPSLSLNIWVSTPSLIDICLLEPNFKQAKYPQLSHFMFCGEELTHQTAAKLKQRFPAAKIFNTYGPTETTVAVTGIEITTAILNDYQRLPIGYAKADTTVKIDPITPTKQSGELIISGPSVSKGYLNSPEKTKQAFSEKGYRSGDLVTMTASGLIFYRGRTDFQIKLNGYRIELEEVDHYLSQQKLIKQAVAVPKYNQQHKVTALLAYVVLQTATDRPAFEVTKILKQQLQREMMAYMIPQRFIYRSSLPLTINGKIDVKAMIKEANTND
- the dltB gene encoding D-alanyl-lipoteichoic acid biosynthesis protein DltB, with amino-acid sequence MINLQPYSNPMYFVWLLVSLLPLMIGLYFGKRFVAYQTIISGIFLLLIFGGSKWQQGLALIGYIIFQFIVVDGYVRYKKRANQTWVFVGAVLLSILPLVIVKITPAVQVGRKSLVGFLGISYLTFKSVQMIMETRDGTIKKFDPIMFARFLLFFPTVSSGPIDRYRRFQHDYLKIPDRERYLEMLGKAVHYIFLGFLYKFILSYLFGTVMLPHIAHIAIMHRAAFFHTGISLALVGYMYTYSMYLFFDFAGYSLFAVAASYLMGIETPMNFNQPFKAHNIKDFWDRWHMTLSFWFRDFIFMRLTFFIMKHHLLKKRVRISQVTYLANFLIMGFWHGVTWYYIVYGLFHASAIITNDYWLAFKKKHRRLPHNRLTEGIAIFITFNVVCFSFLIFSGFLNTLWFQAH
- the dltC gene encoding D-alanine--poly(phosphoribitol) ligase subunit DltC, which produces MDTKQAVVAILKELTGTDVSNNLDDNLFDSGMIDSMATVEMLLELQEKFGIDVPVSEFDRSEWDTPNKVIAKVESMK